ATATATGATGAAACCATCGACATGGTGGTAAGTAGTTAGAAGGGGGGCTTTTTTATGCGTATAACCAATAATATGACAATGGAAAGTACTTTGAATAATATTAATGCCGCAGCCAATCGACTAGCAGTGGCCAATGCGGCTGTGTCATCGGAAAAAAAAATTCAGTCAGCTTCCGATGATCCCGTTGTGGCGACAAAGGCGATAACATACCGTAGCTATGTTTCTCAGATAACACAATACCAGGATAACGCTTCTGCCGCCACAGGCTGGCAAAAAGCAACGGATACGGCTTTGAGCGACTTGAGTGATGTTATTTCAAGTGCGAAGGAATTGGCAACAGAAGCGGCTAGTGACACGTGCAGCGATACGGACAAGGCCAGTATTAAGACCCAGATTGAATCCCTGCAGACGCAGGCTGTTTCGATTATGAACACGACTTATTCCGGACGCTATATTTTTGGCGGCTACAGTACGAGTGAAGCGCCCTATGCGTCGACATCTACGTCGATTGGCAGCAGCGTGACATATAAGGGAGACTATTTGAGTCTGGGCGGCGTTGTGTCATCGGATGTGTCAGATGACACCATTAAATCTTTTTATACCGCAAATACCAGTTCCGTCTACGATTCCCTAACTGCGGCTTCAGCGACGGCTTTGACGGCTTATAATACGGCGGAGTCCTTAGCAGCTGCCTCCCCAACAGATACTGTTCTAGCAGCTAAAGCGGCATCTGCTAAGACAACTTCAGATACTTTAGCTGCTGCTGTTACAACCTATGGTGGTTCGACTAATTTGACTATTGCTGCTGCTTCTGCCAAGACTGACTATAATACCTTAACAACGGCAGTGACGACTTATGGCGGTACGACTACTCTATCTGCCGCAGCGGCGACGGCTCTCGCGGCCTATAATACGGCTGAAGCAGCGGCTACTGCCTCTTCCAGCGACACTACGTTAGCAGCAGCTGCTACTGCTGCTAAGACAACATCGGACACCTTAGCGGCTGCAGTTACGACTTATGGTGGTACGACTACTTTATCTGCTGCGGCTGTAGCTGCTAAGACGACTTCAGATACCTTAGCTGGTGCGAGTACTAGTACAGACCAGGATATTAAATACAACA
This region of Pelorhabdus rhamnosifermentans genomic DNA includes:
- the flgL gene encoding flagellar hook-associated protein FlgL, producing MRITNNMTMESTLNNINAAANRLAVANAAVSSEKKIQSASDDPVVATKAITYRSYVSQITQYQDNASAATGWQKATDTALSDLSDVISSAKELATEAASDTCSDTDKASIKTQIESLQTQAVSIMNTTYSGRYIFGGYSTSEAPYASTSTSIGSSVTYKGDYLSLGGVVSSDVSDDTIKSFYTANTSSVYDSLTAASATALTAYNTAESLAAASPTDTVLAAKAASAKTTSDTLAAAVTTYGGSTNLTIAAASAKTDYNTLTTAVTTYGGTTTLSAAAATALAAYNTAEAAATASSSDTTLAAAATAAKTTSDTLAAAVTTYGGTTTLSAAAVAAKTTSDTLAGASTSTDQDIKYNIGFNNGDVTVNTEGQDVVGEGTGNNLFDTFSKLLLALDGDTSYKTASVDSSGSVTVTTNSLSISGLLTDLTTDADRVESAQATLGARMDYVDSVTSSLGDAYTAYKTLMSDNEDVDTASAATEQTAAEYSYEAALAVGAKAISKTLIDYTG